A portion of the Bifidobacterium bifidum ATCC 29521 = JCM 1255 = DSM 20456 genome contains these proteins:
- a CDS encoding TetR/AcrR family transcriptional regulator, whose amino-acid sequence MPRPRKDSEILSATERLENAFWELLADHEYRKITVTEVVREAHVNRNSFYYHYASLPELADSAIMHAVEHSTVQAPRADLNPDIEWRRQCSLVMNDPVQRQRLDRLALLAGSHSSPELIESLKDFGRLMIINDLQLDAGNLDLKTDLMLDFTVGGILAVLRRWPELSKRLSVDDLLNEDVAVLAMGVYLSMSKENMLAYWSRIFKGDIPGDFKTAH is encoded by the coding sequence ATGCCGCGCCCACGCAAGGATTCCGAGATACTCTCCGCGACCGAACGCCTCGAAAACGCGTTCTGGGAGCTGCTCGCAGACCACGAATACCGCAAGATCACCGTCACCGAAGTCGTACGCGAGGCGCATGTCAACCGCAACTCGTTCTACTACCATTACGCCAGCCTGCCGGAGCTGGCCGATTCGGCGATCATGCACGCCGTAGAGCACTCGACCGTGCAGGCGCCACGCGCCGACCTCAATCCCGACATCGAATGGAGGCGCCAATGCTCCCTGGTGATGAACGACCCAGTTCAGCGGCAGCGGCTCGACCGTCTGGCACTGCTCGCCGGCAGCCATAGCTCGCCCGAGCTCATCGAGTCACTGAAGGACTTCGGCCGTCTGATGATCATCAACGACCTCCAGCTCGACGCCGGCAACCTGGATCTGAAAACCGACCTGATGCTCGACTTCACCGTCGGCGGTATCCTCGCGGTGCTGCGGCGGTGGCCGGAGCTGAGCAAGAGACTCTCGGTCGACGACCTGCTCAACGAGGATGTCGCCGTGCTCGCCATGGGAGTGTACCTGTCGATGTCAAAGGAGAACATGCTGGCCTACTGGAGCCGCATTTTCAAAGGCGACATTCCAGGAGATTTCAAAACCGCCCACTAA
- a CDS encoding autotransporter outer membrane beta-barrel domain-containing protein: MVALTGGLCASPGGMVLIRHLSAGSAGPASTMQPPSGNFGGGANTMQYDYSGSYSVSLTVGEDSTAVIDGTDITASSSGSNGVFATDSGTALVNDTSIETMADNSRGLDATYGGTISANKITADTQGGHSAIVATDRGGGSISLADATLSTAGSGSPLLYSTGDIQVNNVSGTSSGSQIAGMEGLNTILIKDSTLESTVTGKTASDPIANGTIIYQSTSGDAEASTGEHATFQSVDSTLSSAIGSGSMFYFTNTTADVVLQNTELDFDTDAATLTDNAAAGSGTGTASDAPITVNVDGTSTWVVTKDTTISALNVASGGDGNTVTIVANGKTVVSGSGDVTVTVTGSYSTSVSAGSDTELSSDTIDRSEFDSRFGTSTAWTMA; the protein is encoded by the coding sequence ATGGTCGCCCTCACGGGTGGCCTGTGCGCGAGCCCCGGCGGCATGGTGCTGATTCGGCACCTCTCGGCCGGTTCCGCTGGCCCCGCCTCAACCATGCAGCCGCCGAGCGGCAACTTCGGTGGCGGCGCCAACACCATGCAATACGACTATTCCGGCAGCTACTCGGTGTCGCTCACCGTCGGCGAAGACTCCACCGCCGTCATCGACGGTACCGACATCACCGCCTCCAGCTCCGGGTCGAACGGCGTCTTCGCCACCGATTCCGGAACGGCGCTCGTCAACGACACATCGATTGAGACCATGGCCGACAATTCACGCGGGCTGGACGCGACCTACGGCGGCACGATATCGGCGAACAAGATCACCGCGGACACGCAGGGCGGCCACAGCGCCATCGTCGCCACCGATCGAGGCGGCGGATCGATCTCTCTCGCCGATGCGACGCTGAGCACCGCCGGCTCCGGCTCCCCGCTGCTGTATTCCACCGGCGACATTCAGGTGAACAACGTCTCCGGAACCTCATCCGGCAGCCAGATCGCCGGCATGGAAGGCCTCAATACGATCCTGATCAAGGATTCGACGTTGGAAAGCACGGTCACCGGCAAAACCGCATCCGACCCGATCGCCAATGGCACCATCATCTACCAGTCCACCTCGGGCGATGCGGAAGCCAGCACCGGCGAGCACGCCACGTTCCAGTCGGTCGATTCCACACTCAGCTCCGCCATCGGATCAGGGTCGATGTTCTACTTCACCAACACGACCGCCGATGTGGTGCTGCAGAACACTGAGCTTGATTTCGACACCGACGCGGCGACGCTCACGGACAACGCGGCGGCCGGCTCCGGCACGGGCACGGCGAGCGACGCCCCCATCACTGTGAATGTCGACGGCACGTCCACGTGGGTGGTGACGAAGGATACGACCATTTCCGCGCTCAACGTCGCTTCCGGCGGCGACGGCAACACCGTCACCATCGTGGCGAACGGCAAGACCGTGGTCTCCGGCAGCGGCGACGTGACCGTCACGGTGACCGGCTCGTATTCGACCTCGGTCTCGGCCGGGAGCGACACGGAGCTGTCGAGCGACACCATCGACCGCAGCGAGTTCGACAGCCGGTTCGGCACATCGACAGCGTGGACGATGGCATAA
- a CDS encoding mechanosensitive ion channel family protein, whose translation MDQILQWFEANAGKIIFLLVAIVAALLITKGLARVMRKVLDRTDMPSASIFINIMRVLVWILAASIVLQPVFGISPTTLMTALGVGGIAVSLGLKDTVANVISGFGLMLGKVIQPGDLVSVAGTAGVVKDITWRQTVVRERNGNEMVIPNSVLNTASLEKLTPSNEGCVTMTFTAKAGSDPAHVTEAVKRAVATATAEFAQPGSEPLVKLTGFSPYGIEVQALAFTRDGVFLSTMRDAMARAIAGCEFVEQRAAVGE comes from the coding sequence ATGGATCAGATACTGCAATGGTTCGAGGCGAACGCCGGGAAAATCATCTTCCTGCTGGTGGCGATCGTCGCCGCGCTGTTGATCACCAAGGGACTGGCACGGGTGATGCGCAAGGTGCTGGATCGGACGGACATGCCGAGCGCGTCGATATTCATCAACATCATGCGCGTGCTGGTGTGGATACTGGCCGCGTCCATCGTGCTGCAGCCGGTGTTCGGCATCAGCCCGACAACACTGATGACCGCGCTCGGCGTCGGCGGCATCGCCGTGTCGCTGGGTCTGAAAGACACCGTGGCGAACGTGATCTCGGGCTTCGGGCTGATGCTCGGCAAGGTGATACAGCCGGGCGATCTGGTGTCGGTCGCGGGGACGGCCGGCGTGGTCAAGGACATCACGTGGCGGCAGACGGTGGTGCGCGAGCGCAATGGCAACGAGATGGTCATACCCAATTCCGTGCTCAACACCGCGTCGCTGGAGAAGCTCACGCCGTCCAATGAAGGATGCGTGACGATGACGTTCACCGCGAAGGCCGGCAGCGACCCGGCGCACGTGACGGAGGCAGTGAAGCGCGCGGTGGCCACGGCCACCGCCGAATTCGCGCAACCCGGCAGCGAACCACTCGTCAAGCTCACCGGTTTTTCGCCGTACGGCATCGAGGTGCAGGCGCTGGCGTTCACGCGCGACGGCGTGTTCCTGTCCACCATGCGCGACGCCATGGCCCGCGCGATAGCTGGATGCGAGTTCGTGGAGCAGCGCGCCGCGGTCGGCGAATAG
- a CDS encoding DUF2974 domain-containing protein: protein MTGNRSPARPLAAPDDKHSPAAAERRRTTPNIIDYARSETRPFGVDAPFNAVDALVLASLVYQDMPACVRTLADVEARSGTFRRRLSSIDVRHPVRSIRHLAAPEFGDATLASVSEALTPDDFHVESGHNGLADPRLTQELYAAIGVNPRFACVRVDASDEHFSEEQQMQFAAVTMLLPGGTLAVAFRGTDDSFVGWKEDFNMAFRYPVPAQRAACEYVCAVARLWRGPMVLLGHSKGGNLAVYAAMNAPEPVQRRVTAVYSLDGPGFPSQIVGSDPYRSVMPLIVKIVPDSSIVGMILETPEPMRVVRSDQKGVMQHLTFSWQVSGNDFEYLPQVSPSSQLFNRSLNGWLESLSTEDRERAVDALFSVLRSSHADSISDLMAAGLKAVPTMINTFVGLSEADRRHLIEAMGLLMAAVRSRSSR from the coding sequence TTGACGGGTAACCGGTCACCCGCCCGGCCCTTAGCGGCTCCGGACGACAAGCATAGCCCCGCCGCGGCGGAAAGGAGGCGCACGACGCCCAACATCATCGATTATGCACGTTCCGAGACCCGCCCGTTCGGCGTCGACGCACCGTTCAACGCCGTCGACGCGCTGGTGCTGGCGTCGCTTGTCTATCAGGACATGCCGGCATGCGTGCGGACTCTGGCCGATGTCGAGGCACGATCCGGCACATTCCGCAGACGTCTGAGCAGCATCGACGTGCGCCATCCGGTGCGCTCGATTCGCCATTTGGCCGCCCCGGAGTTCGGCGACGCAACGCTGGCTTCGGTGTCGGAGGCGCTGACCCCCGATGATTTTCATGTGGAGAGCGGCCATAACGGCCTCGCCGACCCGCGCCTGACGCAGGAGCTGTACGCCGCCATCGGAGTCAATCCGCGCTTTGCCTGCGTTCGCGTGGACGCATCCGATGAGCATTTCAGCGAGGAACAGCAGATGCAGTTCGCCGCCGTGACCATGCTGCTGCCGGGCGGCACTCTGGCGGTGGCGTTCCGCGGCACGGACGACTCGTTCGTGGGTTGGAAAGAGGATTTCAACATGGCGTTTCGCTACCCGGTGCCCGCACAGCGTGCGGCGTGTGAGTATGTGTGCGCCGTGGCGCGCCTGTGGCGCGGCCCGATGGTGCTGCTGGGGCATTCCAAGGGCGGCAATCTGGCCGTGTATGCGGCGATGAACGCGCCCGAGCCGGTGCAGCGGCGTGTCACGGCGGTGTATTCGCTGGACGGGCCGGGGTTCCCGTCGCAGATCGTCGGCAGCGATCCGTATCGGAGCGTCATGCCCCTCATCGTGAAGATCGTACCGGACTCCTCGATTGTCGGCATGATTCTGGAGACGCCCGAGCCGATGCGGGTTGTACGCTCCGACCAGAAGGGCGTGATGCAGCATCTGACGTTCTCCTGGCAGGTCTCGGGCAATGATTTCGAATATCTGCCGCAGGTGTCGCCGAGTTCCCAGCTGTTCAACCGGTCGTTGAACGGCTGGCTGGAATCGTTGAGCACCGAGGACCGCGAGCGCGCGGTGGACGCCCTGTTCTCCGTGCTGCGGTCGAGCCATGCCGACAGCATTTCCGATCTCATGGCGGCCGGCCTGAAGGCCGTTCCCACGATGATCAACACGTTCGTGGGTCTGTCGGAGGCGGATCGCCGTCATCTGATCGAGGCGATGGGGCTGCTCATGGCCGCGGTCCGGTCCCGTTCCTCGCGGTAG
- the clpB gene encoding ATP-dependent chaperone ClpB has product MEQKFTTMAQEVIGDAIQSASAAGNAQVETLHVMDALLRQENGVIHGLIQAAGGNPQAIGAAVRNALVKMPAASGSTTSQPQASRQLTAALAQAEKEMQQMGDEYVSTEHLLIGIAASAPNQSADILKANGVTAAALRKAVPGVRGGAKVTSPDAEGSYKALEKYSTDLTARAKEGKLDPVIGRDQEIRRVIQILSRRTKNNPVLIGEPGVGKTAVVEGLAQRIVAGDVPTTLQNKKLISLDLGSMVAGSKYRGEFEERLKSVLNEIKNADGQIITFIDEIHTIVGAGAAEGSMDAGNMLKPMLARGELRLIGATTLDEYRENIEKDPALERRFQQVFVGEPSVEDTIAILRGLKQRYEAHHKVTIGDDALVAAATLSNRYISGRQLPDKAIDLVDEAAAHLRMELDSSPEEIDGLQRKVTRYEMEEMQLKKAEDPASKERLEKLQNELANTREKLSGLKARWDAEKAGHNKVGDLRAQLDAKRVEADKFTREGNLAEASKILYGEIPAIQKQLDAAEKADAEDGATGETKPEPMVPDHVDADSVAGIVSEWTGIPVGRLMQGENEKLLSMEDYLGKRVIGQKEAIAAVSDAVRRSRAGISDPNRPTGSFLFLGPTGVGKTELAKALADFLFDDEKAMVRIDMSEYMEKASVSRLIGAAPGYIGYEEGGQLTEAVRRRPYSVVLFDEVEKANPEVFDVLLQVLDDGRLTDGQGRTVDFKNTILIMTSNLGSQFLVNQDMDADAKKKAVMDAVHMNFKPEFLNRLDEIVMFHPLTREELGGIVNIQVAQVASRLTDRRIKLDVTDAAREWLANTGYDPAYGARPLRRLVQTEVGDQLARMLLAGKVHDGDTVLVNQTGGEHLELGTMPEDPDAGSDTDVTVEDVTEDK; this is encoded by the coding sequence ATGGAACAGAAGTTCACCACCATGGCCCAGGAAGTCATCGGTGATGCGATTCAGAGCGCGTCTGCCGCGGGCAACGCGCAGGTCGAGACACTGCACGTGATGGATGCGCTGCTGCGTCAGGAAAACGGCGTGATTCATGGACTGATTCAGGCGGCGGGCGGCAACCCGCAGGCGATTGGCGCCGCGGTGCGCAATGCTCTGGTTAAGATGCCGGCGGCGAGTGGGTCCACCACATCGCAGCCGCAGGCGAGCCGCCAGCTGACGGCGGCGCTGGCACAGGCCGAGAAGGAGATGCAGCAGATGGGCGACGAGTACGTCTCCACCGAGCACCTGCTCATCGGCATCGCCGCATCCGCACCGAACCAGAGCGCGGACATCCTCAAAGCGAACGGCGTGACGGCCGCGGCGCTGCGCAAGGCCGTCCCCGGCGTGCGCGGCGGCGCCAAGGTCACCAGCCCGGACGCTGAGGGCAGCTACAAGGCGTTGGAGAAGTACTCCACCGATCTGACCGCCCGCGCCAAGGAGGGTAAGCTCGACCCGGTGATCGGGCGTGATCAGGAGATCCGCCGTGTGATCCAGATCCTGAGCCGCCGCACCAAGAACAACCCGGTGCTGATCGGCGAGCCCGGCGTCGGCAAGACCGCCGTCGTGGAGGGCCTCGCCCAGCGTATCGTGGCCGGCGATGTGCCGACCACGCTGCAGAACAAGAAGCTCATCAGCCTCGATTTGGGGTCGATGGTTGCCGGCTCGAAGTACCGTGGCGAGTTCGAGGAGCGCCTCAAGAGCGTGCTCAACGAAATCAAGAACGCCGACGGCCAGATCATCACGTTCATCGACGAGATTCATACGATCGTCGGCGCTGGCGCGGCCGAAGGCTCGATGGATGCCGGCAACATGCTCAAGCCCATGCTGGCGCGCGGCGAGCTTCGCCTGATCGGCGCGACCACGCTGGACGAGTACCGCGAGAACATCGAGAAGGACCCGGCGCTTGAGCGTCGTTTCCAGCAGGTGTTCGTGGGCGAGCCGAGCGTGGAGGACACGATCGCGATTCTGCGTGGCCTGAAGCAGCGTTACGAGGCGCACCACAAGGTGACGATCGGCGACGACGCGCTGGTCGCCGCCGCGACGCTTTCGAACCGCTATATTTCCGGCCGTCAGCTGCCCGACAAGGCCATCGATCTGGTCGATGAGGCGGCCGCGCACCTGCGCATGGAGCTCGACTCCTCCCCGGAGGAGATCGACGGGCTGCAGCGCAAGGTCACGCGCTACGAGATGGAGGAGATGCAGCTCAAGAAGGCCGAGGATCCGGCCAGCAAGGAGCGCTTGGAGAAGCTGCAGAACGAGCTCGCGAACACTCGCGAGAAGCTGAGCGGCCTCAAGGCCCGCTGGGATGCGGAGAAGGCCGGCCACAACAAGGTCGGCGACCTGCGCGCCCAGCTGGACGCCAAGCGCGTCGAGGCTGACAAGTTCACCCGTGAGGGCAACCTGGCCGAGGCGTCGAAAATCCTGTACGGCGAGATTCCGGCGATTCAGAAGCAGCTGGACGCGGCCGAGAAGGCCGATGCGGAAGACGGCGCGACGGGCGAGACCAAGCCCGAGCCGATGGTGCCCGACCATGTGGACGCCGATTCGGTGGCCGGCATCGTCTCCGAGTGGACCGGCATCCCCGTCGGTCGCCTGATGCAGGGCGAGAACGAGAAGCTGCTGAGCATGGAGGACTACCTCGGCAAGCGCGTGATCGGCCAGAAGGAAGCGATCGCGGCGGTGAGCGACGCGGTGCGTCGTTCGCGCGCCGGCATCAGCGACCCGAACCGTCCGACCGGCTCGTTCCTGTTCCTCGGCCCCACCGGCGTGGGCAAGACCGAGCTCGCCAAGGCGCTCGCCGACTTCCTGTTCGACGACGAGAAGGCCATGGTCCGCATCGATATGTCGGAGTACATGGAGAAGGCGTCTGTGAGCCGTCTGATCGGCGCCGCGCCCGGCTACATCGGCTATGAGGAAGGCGGCCAGCTGACCGAGGCCGTGCGTCGTCGTCCGTACTCGGTGGTGCTGTTCGACGAAGTCGAGAAAGCTAACCCCGAAGTCTTCGACGTGCTGCTGCAGGTGCTGGACGACGGGCGTCTGACCGACGGCCAAGGCCGGACTGTGGACTTCAAGAACACGATCCTGATCATGACCTCGAACCTCGGCTCGCAGTTCCTGGTGAACCAGGACATGGACGCGGACGCCAAGAAGAAGGCCGTGATGGACGCGGTGCACATGAACTTCAAGCCGGAGTTCCTGAACCGTCTGGACGAGATCGTGATGTTCCATCCGCTGACCCGTGAGGAGCTGGGCGGCATCGTCAACATCCAGGTCGCTCAGGTGGCCTCGCGTCTGACGGATCGCCGCATCAAGCTCGACGTCACCGACGCGGCTCGCGAATGGCTCGCCAACACCGGCTATGACCCGGCGTACGGCGCTCGTCCGCTGCGCCGTCTGGTGCAGACCGAGGTCGGCGACCAGCTGGCGCGCATGCTGCTCGCCGGCAAGGTACACGACGGCGACACCGTGCTCGTCAACCAGACCGGTGGCGAGCATCTGGAACTCGGTACCATGCCCGAGGATCCGGATGCCGGCTCCGATACCGACGTCACGGTCGAAGACGTCACCGAAGACAAATGA
- a CDS encoding pyridoxal phosphate-dependent aminotransferase has protein sequence MINETYKAMLGGKSVIRTLSEYATARGTEIGYDNVFDYSLGNPSVPCPSSFTKAMIDMYETADPVALHGYSPSLGNPEACRTIAESLNRRFGMDYTAGHIFPTTGAAGALAHALRAVTKPGDEVLTFAPYFPEYHPYVEGAGARLTVVPADIESFQINFAAFEAALNPEVTVVLINTPNNPSGAVYSAETLDRLAGILRAKQAEYGHDIFLISDEPYREIVFDGGTQPYPAKFYDNTLTCYSWSKSLSLPGERIGYVAVNPRATDAELIVPMCGQISRGTGHNCPSSSMQLAVAKIIDETSDLSVYETNMNLLYDALTSIGFDVVRPGGTFYIFPKALEADANAFCMKAKEYDLILVPSDSFGVSGYFRMAYCIDTDKVKRSIPVLERFVREEYGL, from the coding sequence ATGATCAACGAAACATACAAAGCCATGCTCGGCGGCAAATCGGTCATTCGAACCCTGAGTGAATACGCGACCGCAAGGGGCACCGAAATCGGATACGACAACGTGTTCGACTATTCGCTGGGCAACCCGAGCGTGCCGTGCCCGTCCAGCTTCACCAAGGCGATGATCGACATGTACGAGACCGCCGATCCGGTCGCGCTCCACGGATACAGCCCGTCGCTGGGCAACCCGGAGGCGTGCCGCACCATCGCCGAAAGCCTCAACCGGCGTTTCGGCATGGATTACACGGCCGGCCATATCTTCCCGACGACGGGTGCCGCCGGTGCGCTCGCCCACGCGCTGCGGGCCGTCACCAAGCCCGGCGACGAAGTGCTCACGTTCGCGCCATACTTCCCCGAATACCATCCGTATGTCGAAGGCGCGGGCGCGCGGCTGACCGTCGTGCCCGCCGACATCGAGAGCTTCCAGATCAACTTCGCGGCGTTCGAGGCGGCGCTGAACCCCGAGGTGACGGTCGTGCTCATCAACACGCCGAACAATCCCTCCGGCGCGGTGTATTCGGCCGAAACGCTCGACCGGCTCGCGGGTATCCTGCGGGCGAAGCAGGCCGAATACGGTCACGACATCTTCCTGATCAGCGACGAGCCCTACCGCGAGATCGTGTTTGACGGCGGCACGCAGCCGTACCCGGCCAAGTTCTACGACAACACGCTGACCTGCTACTCCTGGTCGAAGTCGCTGAGCCTGCCGGGCGAGCGCATCGGCTACGTGGCAGTCAACCCGCGGGCGACCGACGCCGAACTCATCGTGCCGATGTGCGGGCAGATCTCACGCGGCACCGGCCACAACTGCCCGAGCTCCAGCATGCAGCTCGCCGTGGCGAAGATCATCGACGAGACCAGCGACCTGAGCGTGTACGAGACGAACATGAACCTGCTGTACGATGCGCTGACCTCGATCGGCTTCGACGTGGTGCGCCCGGGCGGAACGTTCTACATCTTCCCGAAGGCGCTGGAAGCCGACGCGAACGCCTTCTGCATGAAGGCCAAGGAATACGACCTGATCCTGGTGCCGTCCGACAGCTTCGGCGTGTCCGGGTACTTCCGCATGGCCTACTGCATCGACACCGACAAGGTGAAGCGGTCGATTCCGGTGCTGGAGCGCTTCGTGCGCGAGGAATACGGATTGTAG